The Rhipicephalus sanguineus isolate Rsan-2018 chromosome 7, BIME_Rsan_1.4, whole genome shotgun sequence genome includes a window with the following:
- the LOC119398653 gene encoding glucose dehydrogenase [FAD, quinone]-like, with amino-acid sequence MLNKLKGEEVKAVAVVATVRCGGSAGCVLANRLSADPTRTVLLIEAGGMEDAFAQIPLFAPLLIGDRFDWKYLPEPQEHACLSMKDQRCPWARGKALGGSSAINFMFYVRGNRRDYDIWRDEFGAYGWSYDDVLPHFKNIETSRVPDHEELYRGTTGEIPVVYANTHTRLSEAFLEACKENGYPIIDYNGRSQAGCSRLQANMLRGERCSASKCFITPILHRKNLHISLHSHATKVLFDGKRATGIRFANHGREYQVNATREVVISAGAIGSPQLLLLSGVGPRHDLEKLKIPVVADLPVGENLQDHMHVDGIAGTLRWPTGINLFRLSTVTKYATRRSVAYFGYARIYLA; translated from the exons aTGCTCAAcaagcttaagggagaggaggtgaaggcagtagcagtgGTAGCAACAGTACGCT GCGGAGGTTCGGCGGGATGCGTACTAGCCAATCGCCTGTCGGCCGACCCAACCAGAACGGTGCTGTTGATCGAGGCCGGAGGTATGGAGGACGCTTTTGCACAGATTCCGCTGTTCGCACCGCTGCTCATCGGGGACAGGTTCGACTGGAAATACTTGCCTGAGCCGCAGGAACACGCCTGCCTTTCCATGAAGGATCAG AGGTGTCCGTGGGCACGCGGAAAAGCCTTGGGAGGCTCGAGCGCCATAAACTTCATGTTTTATGTTCGCGGGAACCGGCGCGACTACGACATTTGGAGGGACGAGTTCGGAGCGTACGGTTGGTCCTACGACGACGTGTTGCCGCACTTCAAGAATATTGAAACATCGAGAGTTCCAGACCATGAAG AGTTATATCGTGGCACTACCGGAGAAATACCTGTGGTCTATGCGAATACGCATACTCGTCTGAGCGAAGCGTTCTTGGAAGCCTGTAAGGAAAATGGCTACCCCATCATTGACTACAATGGAAGATCACAGGCGG GGTGCTCCAGACTGCAAGCCAATATGCTCCGTGGTGAGCGCTGCAGCGCTAGCAAATGTTTCATCACGCCTATATTACACAGGAAAAATTTGCACATTTCGCTACACAGCCATGCTACAAAG GTGCTTTTTGATGGAAAGCGTGCCACCGGAATACGTTTTGCCAATCACGGTAGGGAGTACCAAGTTAACGCTACTCGCGAGGTCGTCATCTCGGCCGGAGCCATCGGTTCTCCTCAGTTGCTCTTGCTGTCAGGCGTCGGCCCTCGCCATGACCTCGAAAAGCTTAAG ATTCCTGTCGTCGCTGATCTACCGGTGGGCGAAAACCTTCAGGATCATATGCACGTCGACGGCATCGCTGGCACGCTTCGTTGGCCAACCGGCATTAACCTTTTCAGGCTTTCGACAGTGACTAAGTACGCGACCAGGCGGTCAG